The Microbacterium sp. LWO12-1.2 genome includes a window with the following:
- the rpsA gene encoding 30S ribosomal protein S1 — MTTATTAPATKQVAINDIGSAEDFLAAVEKTLKFFNDGDIIEGTIVKIDRDEVLLDVGYKTEGVIPSRELSIKHDVDPNEVVAVGDLVEALVLQKEDKEGRLILSKKRAQYERAWGDVEKIKENDGVVTGTVIEVVKGGLIVDIGLRGFLPASLIELRRVRDLTPYLGQEIEAKILELDKNRNNVVLSRRALLEQTQSESRTTFLNNLHKGQVRKGVVSSIVNFGAFVDLGGVDGLVHVSELSWKHIEHASEVVEVGQEVTVEILEVDLDRERVSLSLKATQEDPWQVFARTHAIGQVTPGKVTKLVPFGAFVRVADGIEGLVHISELSSKHVELAEQVVSVGEEVFVKVIDIDLERRRISLSLKQANESVDPNGTEFDPALYGMVAEYDENGEYKYPEGFDAETGAWKEGFDAQREAWEQEYAAAQARWEAHKAQVTKAAEAEAAAGEDFGGGQTFSSETAGAGTLADDEALAALREKLSGGNA, encoded by the coding sequence ATGACTACCGCAACGACCGCCCCGGCCACCAAGCAGGTCGCCATCAACGACATCGGATCTGCTGAGGACTTCCTGGCCGCGGTCGAGAAGACCCTGAAGTTCTTCAACGACGGCGACATCATCGAAGGAACGATCGTCAAGATCGACCGCGATGAGGTCCTCCTCGATGTCGGATACAAGACCGAGGGTGTCATCCCCTCGCGCGAGCTTTCGATCAAGCACGACGTCGACCCCAACGAGGTCGTCGCTGTCGGCGACCTGGTCGAGGCCCTCGTTCTCCAGAAGGAGGACAAGGAAGGCCGTCTGATCCTCTCCAAGAAGCGCGCACAGTACGAGCGTGCCTGGGGAGATGTCGAGAAGATCAAGGAGAACGACGGCGTCGTCACCGGTACCGTCATCGAGGTCGTCAAGGGTGGCCTCATCGTCGACATCGGACTCCGTGGCTTCCTCCCGGCCTCGCTCATCGAGCTGCGTCGCGTCCGCGACCTCACGCCGTACCTGGGCCAGGAGATCGAGGCGAAGATCCTCGAGCTCGACAAGAACCGCAACAACGTCGTCCTCAGCCGCCGCGCGCTGCTCGAGCAGACGCAGTCGGAGTCGCGCACCACGTTCCTGAACAACCTGCACAAGGGTCAGGTCCGCAAGGGTGTCGTGTCGTCGATCGTCAACTTCGGTGCGTTCGTCGACCTGGGTGGCGTTGACGGCCTCGTGCACGTCTCCGAGCTGTCCTGGAAGCACATCGAGCACGCGTCCGAGGTCGTCGAGGTTGGCCAGGAGGTCACCGTCGAGATCCTCGAGGTCGACCTGGACCGCGAGCGCGTCTCCCTGTCGCTGAAGGCGACGCAGGAGGACCCGTGGCAGGTCTTCGCCCGTACCCACGCGATCGGACAGGTCACGCCGGGTAAGGTCACCAAGCTCGTCCCGTTCGGTGCGTTCGTTCGCGTCGCAGACGGCATCGAGGGCCTCGTCCACATCTCCGAGCTCTCCAGCAAGCACGTCGAGCTGGCCGAGCAGGTCGTCTCCGTCGGCGAAGAGGTCTTCGTCAAGGTCATCGACATCGACCTGGAGCGTCGCCGCATCTCGCTGTCGCTCAAGCAGGCCAACGAGTCGGTCGACCCCAACGGCACCGAGTTCGACCCGGCCCTCTACGGCATGGTCGCGGAGTACGACGAGAACGGCGAGTACAAGTACCCGGAGGGCTTCGACGCCGAGACCGGTGCGTGGAAGGAAGGCTTCGACGCCCAGCGCGAGGCATGGGAGCAGGAGTACGCTGCAGCCCAGGCTCGCTGGGAGGCGCACAAGGCTCAGGTCACCAAGGCGGCCGAGGCCGAGGCGGCAGCCGGCGAGGACTTCGGCGGCGGTCAGACCTTCTCCAGCGAGACCGCTGGTGCGGGCACGCTGGCGGACGACGAGGCACTCGCGGCTCTCCGCGAGAAGCTCTCGGGCGGCAACGCTTAA
- a CDS encoding 5'-3' exonuclease, whose protein sequence is MTDRLMLLDTASLYFRAFYGVPDKVTAPDGSPINAARGLLDIIAKLVTLYEPTHVIACWDDDWRPQWRVDLIPSYKSHRVVEVVASGPDVEEVPDPLEAQIPLIRQTLEALDIPIIGVAEHEADDVIGTLATDADMAVDIVTGDRDLFQLVDDAREVRVIYTARGMSNLEIVTDATVVAKYGVLPSQYADFATMRGDASDGLPGVAGVGEKTAATLLQNHVDLGGIRAAAEAGEGMSAGVRAKVIAASAYLDVAPTVVAVATSLPISAPDTRLHALDEEESATALALAAKWNLGGSMDRAIAAVSAAAR, encoded by the coding sequence GTGACCGACCGTCTCATGTTGCTCGATACCGCCAGCCTCTACTTCCGCGCCTTCTACGGTGTACCCGACAAGGTGACCGCACCCGATGGCTCCCCCATCAACGCGGCTCGTGGGCTGCTCGACATCATCGCGAAGCTGGTCACGCTGTACGAGCCCACGCACGTGATCGCGTGCTGGGACGACGATTGGCGTCCACAGTGGCGGGTCGACCTGATCCCCAGCTACAAGTCGCACCGGGTGGTCGAAGTCGTCGCCTCCGGTCCCGACGTCGAAGAGGTGCCCGATCCGCTCGAGGCGCAGATCCCTCTCATCCGCCAGACGCTCGAGGCGCTCGACATCCCGATCATCGGCGTCGCCGAGCATGAGGCCGACGACGTGATCGGCACGCTCGCCACAGACGCCGACATGGCCGTCGACATCGTCACGGGCGACCGTGACCTCTTCCAGCTCGTCGACGACGCCCGCGAGGTGCGCGTGATCTACACCGCACGGGGCATGAGCAACCTCGAGATCGTCACCGACGCCACGGTCGTCGCCAAGTACGGGGTGCTCCCCTCGCAGTATGCGGACTTCGCGACGATGCGCGGTGATGCCTCAGACGGACTGCCCGGAGTCGCCGGCGTCGGCGAGAAGACCGCAGCGACCCTGCTGCAGAACCATGTCGACCTCGGCGGGATCCGTGCAGCCGCCGAAGCGGGTGAAGGCATGAGCGCCGGCGTCCGCGCCAAGGTTATCGCCGCGTCCGCCTATCTCGACGTCGCGCCGACCGTCGTGGCGGTGGCGACGTCCCTGCCGATCTCCGCACCCGACACACGTCTGCACGCGCTCGACGAGGAAGAGTCCGCAACAGCGCTGGCGCTCGCGGCGAAGTGGAACCTGGGCGGCTCGATGGACCGCGCGATCGCTGCGGTCTCCGCCGCGGCACGCTGA
- a CDS encoding PHP domain-containing protein has translation MDPVAALLEIASLLERERASRYRAKAFRQAAATFQELPEDVRLDPTRLRASRGIGESTFAVIRQAQDGKVPEYLVELRGDVEPERASELRGKLRGDLHAHTDWSDGTTSIAVMAAAARAQGHEYQAITDHSPRLRVARGLSAERLREQIPLVRAESGEGFTLLAGIEVDILEDGALDQDPDLLAELDVVVASVHSKLRMDARPMTARMIAAVSHPRVNVLGHCTGRLVEGERGTRPPSAFDAAAVFAACAENGVAVEINSRPERQDPPDELIAIALAAGCLFSIDSDAHAPGQLSLLDHGAERAERAGVPAARIVTTWGVERLLAWAE, from the coding sequence GTGGACCCGGTCGCTGCTCTGCTCGAGATCGCCTCGCTGCTCGAGCGCGAGCGGGCGTCCCGCTACCGGGCCAAGGCGTTCCGCCAGGCCGCGGCGACGTTCCAGGAGCTCCCGGAAGACGTGCGTCTTGACCCGACGCGTCTGCGTGCGAGTCGCGGGATCGGCGAGTCGACCTTCGCCGTGATCCGCCAGGCGCAGGACGGGAAGGTGCCCGAGTACCTGGTGGAACTGCGCGGTGATGTCGAGCCCGAGCGGGCGTCAGAGCTGCGCGGCAAGCTTCGAGGCGACCTGCACGCCCACACGGACTGGTCTGACGGCACCACCTCGATCGCGGTGATGGCGGCGGCGGCACGTGCGCAGGGGCATGAGTACCAGGCGATCACGGACCATTCGCCGCGGTTGCGCGTCGCACGTGGCCTGTCCGCCGAACGTCTGCGTGAGCAGATCCCCCTCGTGCGCGCCGAGTCGGGCGAGGGATTCACTCTGCTCGCGGGAATCGAGGTCGACATCCTCGAAGACGGCGCGCTGGATCAGGATCCGGACCTGCTTGCGGAGCTCGACGTGGTCGTGGCGTCCGTGCACTCGAAGCTGCGAATGGACGCCCGCCCGATGACGGCACGAATGATCGCCGCCGTCTCGCATCCGCGTGTCAACGTGCTCGGTCACTGCACCGGTCGTCTCGTCGAGGGGGAGCGTGGGACGCGACCACCCTCGGCTTTCGATGCGGCTGCCGTCTTCGCCGCCTGCGCGGAGAACGGTGTGGCGGTGGAGATCAATTCGCGCCCAGAACGTCAGGACCCGCCGGACGAGCTCATCGCGATCGCGCTGGCTGCGGGGTGTCTGTTCTCCATCGATTCGGACGCCCATGCGCCGGGACAGCTCTCGCTGCTCGACCACGGCGCTGAGCGAGCCGAGCGGGCAGGCGTTCCTGCCGCGCGTATCGTCACCACGTGGGGGGTGGAGCGGTTGCTGGCCTGGGCCGAGTGA
- the trpD gene encoding anthranilate phosphoribosyltransferase, which translates to MADSLTWSDVLTSLLERRDLSVWESTWAMRQIMNGNVTEAQLGGFLIALRAKGETIDEIVGFRDAILEAAVPLPVSPNVLDIVGTGGDRVGTVNVSTTAAIIIGATGIPVVKHGNRAASSASGSSDVLGALGLELSLNPEAVASILDRTGITFAWAGAFHPGFKHAGPVRAELGVPTVFNMLGPLCNPARAEANAVGVAQIERVPLITGVFRTRGATALVFRGDDGLDELTTTGHSRIWEVTRGDIHEHDLDPRDLGIPLAELADLLGGAPEHNAEVLRRTLQGEVGAVRDIVLLNAAAGIVAYELSQDATQVQVPILERLREGYLRASAAVDDGRAAAKLDQWISVSRELATA; encoded by the coding sequence ATGGCTGATTCGCTGACCTGGTCCGATGTGCTCACCTCTCTACTGGAGCGCCGCGATCTCAGCGTCTGGGAGTCGACGTGGGCGATGCGTCAGATCATGAACGGCAACGTCACGGAAGCCCAGCTCGGCGGGTTCCTCATCGCCCTCCGGGCGAAGGGGGAGACGATCGACGAGATCGTCGGCTTCCGCGATGCCATCCTCGAGGCCGCCGTTCCGCTGCCTGTCTCCCCGAACGTCCTCGATATCGTCGGTACCGGTGGCGATCGGGTGGGCACGGTGAACGTCTCCACGACCGCGGCCATCATCATCGGTGCCACCGGCATCCCCGTCGTCAAGCACGGCAACCGCGCCGCCAGCTCCGCATCGGGGTCGTCGGATGTTCTGGGGGCGCTCGGCCTCGAGCTGTCGCTCAACCCCGAGGCGGTCGCGTCGATCCTCGACCGCACCGGCATCACCTTCGCATGGGCAGGCGCCTTCCACCCCGGTTTCAAGCACGCGGGTCCCGTGCGTGCCGAGCTGGGCGTGCCCACCGTCTTCAACATGCTGGGACCGCTCTGCAATCCCGCCCGCGCCGAGGCCAACGCCGTGGGTGTGGCGCAGATCGAGCGCGTGCCTCTGATCACGGGAGTGTTCCGCACCCGTGGTGCCACGGCGCTCGTGTTCCGCGGTGACGACGGGCTCGACGAACTCACCACGACCGGTCACAGCCGGATCTGGGAGGTCACCCGCGGCGACATCCACGAGCATGACCTCGATCCTCGTGATCTCGGCATTCCCCTCGCCGAACTCGCCGACCTCCTCGGTGGCGCACCCGAGCACAACGCGGAGGTGCTCCGACGCACACTCCAGGGGGAGGTCGGAGCCGTTCGTGACATCGTGCTGCTCAACGCCGCTGCCGGCATCGTGGCATACGAGCTGTCGCAGGACGCGACCCAGGTGCAGGTTCCGATCCTCGAGCGGTTGCGCGAGGGTTACCTTCGGGCGTCGGCGGCGGTGGATGACGGTCGTGCCGCCGCCAAGCTCGATCAGTGGATCAGCGTGAGTCGCGAGCTCGCGACGGCCTAG
- a CDS encoding cytochrome c oxidase subunit 3, giving the protein MFFAGLFAIYFTLRSTSPELWADRTELLNVPFAFVNTAILVLSSFTCQMGVFAAEDLQPYKIGKGQKNGAGRRRLFGWGMVEWFFLTFALGAIFVSGQVWEYAQLVAEGMPIGADSYASAFYLTTGFHALHVTGGLIAFLLVIGRAYAVKNFRHKEATSSIVVSYYWHFVDVVWIVLFVVIYFLK; this is encoded by the coding sequence ATGTTCTTCGCGGGACTCTTCGCGATCTACTTCACCCTCCGCAGCACATCCCCCGAGCTCTGGGCGGATCGCACCGAACTGCTGAACGTTCCGTTCGCGTTCGTGAACACCGCGATCCTGGTGCTCTCCTCGTTCACGTGCCAGATGGGCGTGTTCGCTGCCGAGGACCTTCAGCCGTACAAGATCGGCAAGGGCCAGAAGAACGGCGCCGGTCGCCGTCGCCTCTTCGGCTGGGGCATGGTCGAGTGGTTCTTCCTCACCTTCGCACTCGGAGCCATCTTCGTCTCCGGCCAGGTCTGGGAGTACGCGCAGCTCGTGGCCGAGGGAATGCCCATCGGAGCAGATTCCTACGCTTCTGCGTTCTACCTCACCACCGGCTTCCACGCCCTGCACGTCACCGGCGGACTCATCGCGTTCCTGCTCGTCATCGGACGCGCATACGCGGTCAAGAATTTCCGGCACAAAGAGGCGACGTCCTCGATCGTGGTGTCCTACTACTGGCACTTCGTCGACGTCGTCTGGATCGTGCTGTTCGTCGTTATCTACTTCCTGAAATAA
- a CDS encoding c-type cytochrome translates to MAREKKRRSNGRRSPLAAAALIGAGLMITGAVYAGTTAAFAATDTQTAATSQLTVEDGEKLFQANCATCHGLDLQGTPNGPSLYGVGELATEFQLSTGRMPLQMQGPQAPQKSPQFTEDQILAISSFVQESAPGPTFPSDHILDGGGDVANGAELFRVNCAMCHNVAAAGGALTEGKYAPALTETSALHMYAAMVTGPQNMPVFGDMNLSDEDKRDIISALLFQQESVQIGGFSLGSLGPVSEGLFVWIFGIGALVAITVWITAKSN, encoded by the coding sequence ATGGCACGAGAGAAGAAGCGCCGTTCGAATGGCCGTCGCAGTCCCCTGGCTGCGGCAGCGCTCATCGGAGCAGGCCTCATGATCACCGGCGCGGTATACGCCGGCACGACCGCCGCATTCGCTGCGACCGACACCCAGACGGCTGCGACCTCGCAGCTCACCGTCGAAGACGGCGAGAAGCTGTTCCAGGCGAACTGCGCGACCTGTCACGGTCTCGACCTGCAGGGCACGCCCAACGGTCCGAGCCTCTACGGAGTGGGCGAGCTCGCGACCGAGTTCCAGCTCTCGACCGGTCGTATGCCTCTGCAGATGCAGGGACCGCAGGCACCGCAGAAGTCGCCGCAGTTCACCGAAGACCAGATCCTCGCGATCTCGTCCTTCGTGCAGGAGTCCGCTCCCGGCCCGACCTTCCCCTCTGACCACATCCTCGATGGTGGCGGCGACGTGGCGAACGGTGCCGAACTGTTCCGCGTCAACTGCGCGATGTGCCACAACGTGGCCGCCGCCGGTGGTGCACTCACCGAGGGCAAGTACGCCCCGGCTCTGACCGAGACCAGCGCGCTGCACATGTACGCAGCCATGGTCACCGGCCCCCAGAACATGCCGGTCTTCGGAGACATGAACCTGTCGGACGAGGACAAGCGCGACATCATCTCCGCGCTCCTCTTCCAGCAGGAGTCCGTGCAGATCGGCGGATTCTCGCTCGGTTCGCTGGGCCCCGTCTCCGAGGGCCTGTTCGTGTGGATCTTCGGCATCGGCGCGCTCGTCGCCATCACCGTGTGGATCACGGCGAAGTCCAACTGA
- a CDS encoding ubiquinol-cytochrome c reductase iron-sulfur subunit, protein MAHDDDSQALDRAYQPSPGLGVAVSDPVQNPGLPPHRERMTDKDPRAEKTADRTVYTLFYLSLAGSIWAVAAYMLFPIESGALIDIRQNNLFIGLGIALALLSIGIGAIHWSKALMSDKEHIEYRHPTRGKDSTREAAIKAFSDANEESGFGRRTMIRNSLFAAVVASIIPGVTLFRGLAPHSTPDDPTAGDPVALLKHTMWDEGMRLVRDPDGTPIRASDVTLGSAFHVIPADLAELSHHDGYLEEKAKAIVLMMRLRPEQLIEAEDRKDWSYDGIVAYSKVCTHVGCPVALYEQQTHHLLCPCHQSQFDVTDHAKVIFGPAARPLPQLPITVDDEGYLVARSDFKEPVGPSFWERH, encoded by the coding sequence ATGGCACACGACGACGACTCGCAGGCTCTTGACAGGGCCTACCAGCCCTCTCCAGGGCTGGGTGTCGCAGTCAGCGATCCCGTGCAGAACCCGGGGCTTCCGCCGCACCGCGAGCGGATGACCGACAAGGACCCGCGCGCTGAGAAGACCGCGGACCGCACTGTCTACACCCTGTTCTACCTCTCGCTCGCGGGCAGCATCTGGGCGGTCGCCGCCTACATGCTGTTCCCGATCGAGAGCGGCGCGCTCATCGACATCCGTCAGAACAACCTCTTCATCGGCCTGGGTATCGCCCTCGCCCTGTTGAGCATCGGCATCGGCGCGATCCACTGGTCGAAGGCTCTGATGTCCGACAAGGAGCACATCGAGTACCGCCACCCCACCCGGGGCAAGGACTCGACGCGCGAGGCGGCCATCAAGGCGTTCTCCGACGCGAACGAGGAGTCCGGTTTCGGACGCCGCACGATGATCCGCAACTCGCTGTTCGCCGCGGTCGTGGCGTCGATCATCCCGGGTGTCACCCTGTTCCGTGGCCTCGCTCCGCACTCGACTCCTGACGACCCCACTGCGGGCGACCCTGTCGCGCTGCTGAAGCACACGATGTGGGACGAGGGCATGCGACTGGTCCGCGACCCCGACGGCACGCCGATCCGCGCATCGGACGTCACGCTCGGATCCGCATTCCACGTGATCCCCGCCGACCTCGCCGAGCTCAGCCACCACGATGGTTATCTCGAGGAGAAGGCCAAGGCCATCGTGCTGATGATGCGCCTGCGCCCCGAGCAGCTCATCGAGGCCGAGGACCGTAAGGACTGGTCGTACGACGGCATCGTCGCGTACTCCAAGGTCTGCACGCACGTCGGCTGCCCGGTCGCCCTGTACGAGCAGCAGACCCACCACCTGCTGTGCCCGTGCCACCAGTCGCAGTTCGATGTCACCGATCACGCCAAGGTGATCTTCGGGCCGGCTGCACGTCCGCTGCCGCAGCTGCCCATCACGGTCGACGACGAGGGCTACCTCGTCGCACGCAGCGACTTCAAGGAACCCGTCGGCCCGAGCTTCTGGGAGCGCCATTGA
- a CDS encoding cytochrome b: MSTATLSKDDKETKAPLGGRFVGAASNYIDERTSLSGFVKELGRKIFPDHWSFMLGEIALWSFVVVFLSGTFLTFFFQASMVETHYTGAYAPMRGIEMSAALESSLHISFDLRGGLLVRQIHHWAALVFVAGIGVHMLRVFFTGAFRKPRELNWVIGFVLFILAMAEGFTGYSLPDDLLSGNGLRIIDGMIKGFPIVGTWISFLLFGGEFPGTDIVGRLYTLHILLLPMLVIALIVVHLMLMIINKHTQFAGPGRTNDNVVGYPMMPVYMSKMGGYLFIVFGTIVLIATFFQINPIWNYGPYDPSPVSAGTQPDWYIGFADGALRLAPSNWDIVFLERTLSLGILVPVAVLGLFIVLVAIYPFIEAWVTGDKREHHIAQRPRNAATRTAIGVAGVVFYAVLWAAASSDLIATHFMLTMEGVIHTLQALLIIGPVLGYFITKRICIALQKKDREIVLHGFESGRIVRLPGGEFIEVHQPVDQYDRWKLIDVDGYEPLVVRPNAKGRIPWTENLRSSISRWFFEDRLAPLTQAQIEEADAHQHHVTAHNDETEAAEIQGAHERAGFPDAPLTVDETHVDETPNTPSTVIATEPVKKPRKKKSEDGE; encoded by the coding sequence TTGAGCACCGCAACGCTGTCCAAAGACGACAAGGAAACCAAGGCACCGCTCGGCGGTCGCTTCGTCGGTGCCGCGTCGAACTACATCGATGAGCGCACCAGCCTGTCTGGCTTCGTCAAGGAACTCGGTCGCAAGATCTTCCCTGACCACTGGTCGTTCATGCTCGGCGAGATCGCGCTATGGAGCTTCGTGGTCGTGTTCCTCTCCGGAACCTTCCTGACGTTCTTCTTCCAGGCATCCATGGTCGAGACCCACTACACCGGCGCCTACGCTCCGATGCGTGGAATCGAGATGTCCGCGGCTCTCGAGTCGTCGCTGCACATCTCGTTCGACCTTCGCGGTGGTCTTCTGGTCCGCCAGATCCACCACTGGGCCGCACTGGTCTTCGTGGCCGGCATCGGCGTGCACATGCTCCGCGTGTTCTTCACCGGCGCCTTCCGCAAGCCGCGCGAGCTCAACTGGGTGATCGGCTTCGTGCTCTTCATCCTGGCAATGGCTGAGGGCTTCACCGGCTACTCGCTCCCCGACGACCTGCTCTCGGGCAACGGTCTGCGCATCATCGACGGCATGATCAAGGGCTTCCCGATCGTCGGCACGTGGATCTCGTTCCTGCTCTTCGGTGGCGAGTTCCCCGGCACCGACATCGTCGGCCGTCTGTACACGCTCCACATCCTGCTGTTGCCGATGCTGGTCATCGCGCTCATCGTGGTGCACCTCATGCTGATGATCATCAACAAGCACACGCAGTTCGCCGGCCCCGGTCGCACGAACGACAACGTCGTGGGCTACCCGATGATGCCGGTGTACATGTCGAAGATGGGCGGCTACCTGTTCATCGTCTTCGGCACGATCGTGCTGATCGCGACGTTCTTCCAGATCAACCCGATCTGGAACTACGGCCCCTACGACCCCTCCCCTGTGTCCGCCGGTACCCAGCCCGACTGGTACATCGGCTTCGCGGATGGCGCGCTGCGTCTGGCTCCGTCGAACTGGGACATCGTCTTCCTCGAGCGCACGCTGTCGCTCGGCATCCTGGTGCCGGTCGCGGTTCTCGGTCTGTTCATCGTGCTCGTCGCGATCTACCCCTTCATCGAGGCGTGGGTCACGGGCGACAAGCGCGAGCACCACATCGCTCAGCGTCCGCGCAACGCGGCTACCCGCACCGCCATCGGCGTCGCTGGTGTCGTCTTCTACGCGGTGCTGTGGGCTGCGGCATCCTCCGACCTCATCGCGACGCACTTCATGCTCACGATGGAAGGTGTCATCCACACGCTGCAGGCACTGCTGATCATCGGACCGGTTCTCGGGTACTTCATCACGAAGCGCATCTGCATCGCGCTGCAGAAGAAGGATCGTGAGATCGTGCTGCACGGCTTCGAGTCGGGCCGCATCGTCCGCCTCCCCGGCGGCGAGTTCATCGAGGTGCACCAGCCGGTCGACCAGTACGACCGTTGGAAGCTCATCGATGTCGACGGCTACGAGCCGCTCGTCGTGCGCCCGAACGCCAAGGGCCGTATCCCGTGGACCGAGAACCTCCGTTCCTCGATCTCGCGCTGGTTCTTCGAGGACCGTCTGGCTCCGCTGACGCAGGCGCAGATCGAAGAGGCCGACGCGCACCAGCACCACGTCACGGCTCACAACGACGAGACCGAGGCCGCCGAGATCCAGGGCGCTCACGAGCGTGCCGGCTTCCCGGATGCTCCGCTCACCGTTGATGAGACACACGTCGACGAGACGCCGAACACTCCGAGCACGGTCATCGCGACCGAGCCGGTGAAGAAGCCTCGCAAGAAGAAGTCGGAGGACGGCGAGTAG
- a CDS encoding RidA family protein, which translates to MTSAVRLIRSEALADAPYAYAATAPAGSRLIFLAGACPLEEDVTTTAPGDYAAQAARCVETLQTALAASGAALTDIISTRVLVASTRQQDLVTSWDVIHAAFGAHDVPSTLLGVTVLGYDDQLVEIEAIAAVAGDAS; encoded by the coding sequence ATGACATCCGCAGTCAGACTCATCCGTTCCGAAGCCCTCGCCGATGCCCCCTACGCCTACGCCGCAACCGCCCCGGCAGGCTCGCGCCTCATCTTCCTCGCCGGCGCCTGCCCTCTCGAAGAGGACGTGACGACCACTGCTCCCGGCGACTATGCCGCACAAGCCGCCCGCTGTGTGGAGACTCTCCAGACCGCGCTCGCGGCGTCCGGCGCCGCACTGACAGACATCATCAGCACACGCGTTCTGGTGGCCTCCACACGACAGCAGGACCTCGTGACATCCTGGGACGTCATCCATGCGGCCTTCGGCGCACACGACGTCCCGAGCACTCTCCTGGGCGTCACCGTCCTCGGCTACGACGACCAGCTCGTCGAGATCGAAGCGATCGCGGCGGTGGCAGGAGACGCATCGTGA
- a CDS encoding GNAT family N-acetyltransferase produces the protein MSGTVRAAESTDAEAIHAIETAADALLIDALGAWQWPPAGDGAARLSSPGFVLVGEDDANRSPVGFVHVLDVDGHAHLEQLSVVPSAGRKGHGRGLVTAALDEARERGYTRVTLRTYAEVPWNAPFYASCGFLESIPETPFLRDLVDVEASLGLDRYGRRVQMTVEL, from the coding sequence GTGAGTGGCACCGTACGCGCGGCCGAAAGTACCGATGCCGAGGCGATCCACGCGATAGAGACGGCCGCCGACGCACTGCTCATCGATGCTCTGGGCGCGTGGCAATGGCCGCCTGCCGGCGACGGCGCCGCACGTCTGTCGAGTCCCGGTTTCGTGCTCGTCGGAGAGGATGATGCGAACCGCTCCCCCGTCGGGTTCGTCCATGTGCTCGACGTCGACGGTCACGCGCACCTCGAGCAGCTGTCCGTGGTCCCATCTGCGGGTCGCAAAGGTCATGGTCGTGGCCTCGTCACCGCTGCGCTCGACGAGGCTCGCGAACGCGGCTATACGCGTGTCACGCTACGCACATACGCAGAGGTTCCCTGGAATGCACCCTTCTATGCCTCGTGCGGCTTCCTCGAGAGCATCCCGGAGACGCCGTTCCTGCGGGATCTGGTCGACGTCGAAGCATCGCTGGGCCTGGACCGCTACGGTCGCCGCGTGCAGATGACCGTCGAGCTCTGA
- a CDS encoding rhodanese-like domain-containing protein, protein MIDRSDYYAAKLAYETDASDVHAALKAGENIVVIDVRSAEAWAQGRVAGATHMHYSEIAARAPREISVDAEVVVYCWSPGCNAGAKGALEFAKLGYRVREMIGGFEYWVREGYAVEDADGVHHRPVDPLTGIARIRSRA, encoded by the coding sequence ATGATCGACCGCTCCGACTACTACGCCGCCAAGCTCGCCTATGAGACCGACGCCAGCGACGTTCATGCTGCTCTGAAGGCCGGCGAGAACATCGTCGTCATCGATGTGCGCTCCGCAGAGGCCTGGGCCCAGGGGCGCGTCGCGGGCGCCACGCACATGCACTACAGCGAGATCGCCGCGCGAGCCCCGCGCGAGATCAGCGTCGATGCGGAGGTCGTGGTGTACTGCTGGAGCCCCGGCTGCAACGCCGGCGCGAAGGGAGCCCTGGAGTTTGCGAAGCTCGGGTATCGGGTACGCGAGATGATCGGCGGCTTCGAGTACTGGGTCCGTGAGGGGTATGCCGTCGAAGACGCGGATGGCGTGCATCACCGGCCTGTCGACCCGCTCACCGGGATCGCGCGTATCCGATCGCGCGCCTGA
- a CDS encoding cytochrome c oxidase subunit 4, giving the protein MRDNVILWWVLTAFFALIGVVYTGWNILAHPSLPLVNQIEWVGTVALFFSAFMGAMIAFYLDRTHNAQGGELPEDILTSDIDDGDPELGEFSPWSWWPIVLAGSAAVFVVGLAVGHFLLPIGLAIFVVAIVGWVYEYYRGNFAR; this is encoded by the coding sequence ATGCGCGATAACGTCATTCTCTGGTGGGTCCTGACCGCGTTCTTCGCCCTCATCGGCGTCGTCTACACGGGCTGGAACATCCTGGCGCACCCGAGCCTCCCGCTCGTGAACCAGATCGAGTGGGTCGGCACGGTCGCCCTGTTCTTCTCGGCGTTCATGGGCGCGATGATCGCGTTCTACCTTGATCGCACGCACAACGCGCAGGGCGGGGAGCTCCCGGAAGACATCCTGACCTCGGACATCGACGACGGTGACCCCGAGCTGGGCGAGTTCAGCCCGTGGTCCTGGTGGCCGATCGTGCTCGCCGGTTCTGCCGCTGTCTTCGTGGTGGGTCTGGCTGTCGGACACTTCCTGCTTCCGATCGGGCTCGCGATCTTCGTCGTCGCGATCGTCGGCTGGGTATACGAGTACTACCGCGGCAACTTCGCCCGCTGA